A single region of the Chionomys nivalis chromosome 23, mChiNiv1.1, whole genome shotgun sequence genome encodes:
- the Iglon5 gene encoding igLON family member 5 encodes MPPPAPGARLRLLAAAALAGLAVISRGLLSQSLEFSSPADNYTVCEGDNATLSCFIDEHVTRVAWLNRSNILYAGNDRWTSDPRVRLLINTPEEFSILITQVGLGDEGLYTCSFQTRHQPYTTQVYLIVHVPARIVNISSPVAVNEGGNVNLLCLAVGRPEPTVTWRQLRDGFTSEGEILEISDIQRGQAGEYECITHNGVNSAPDSRRVLVTVNYPPTITDVTSARTALGRAALLRCEAMAVPPADFQWYKDDRLLSSGSAEGLKVQTERTRSMLLFANVSARHYGNYTCRAANRLGASSASMRLLRPGSLENSAPRPPGPLTLLSALGWLWWRM; translated from the exons ggctGCTGTCCCAGAGCCTGGAATTCAGCTCGCCTGCGGACAACTACACAGTGTGTGAAGGTGACAACGCCACCCTCAG CTGCTTCATTGATGAGCATGTGACCAGAGTGGCCTGGCTGAACCGCTCCAACATCCTGTATGCAGGAAATGACCGCTGGACCAGTGACCCCCGGGTGCGGCTGCTCATCAACACCCCTGAAGAGTTCTCAATCCTCATCACCCAGGTGGGGCTTGGTGATGAGGGCCTCTATACCTGCTCCTTCCAGACCCGCCACCAGCCCTACACCACTCAGGTCTACCTCATCGTGCATG tCCCTGCCCGCATTGTGAACATCTCCTCACCCGTGGCAGTCAATGAAGGGGGCAATGTGAACCTTCTCTGCCTGGCTGTGGGAAGGCCAGAGCCCACTGTCACCTGGAGACAGCTCCGAG ACGGCTTCACCTCAGAGGGCGAGATTCTGGAAATCTCCGACATCCAGCGGGGCCAGGCCGGGGAATACGAATGCATTACTCACAACGGGGTGAACTCCGCGCCTGACAGCCGCCGTGTGCTGGTCACAGTGAATT ATCCCCCGACTATCACCGACGTGACCAGCGCGCGAACCGCCCTGGGCCGGGCGGCCCTCCTGCGTTGCGAAGCCATGGCTGTGCCGCCTGCAGATTTCCAGTGGTACAAGGATGACAGGCT GCTAAGCAGCGGCTCGGCGGAGGGTCTCAAAGTGCAGACGGAGCGCACCCGCTCCATGCTTCTCTTCGCCAACGTGAGCGCTAGGCACTATGGCAACTACACCTGTCGAGCAGCCAATCGACTTGGAGCGTCCAGCGCCTCCATGCGGCTCCTGC GCCCAGGATCCCTGGAGAACTCAGCTCCGAGGCCCCCGGGGCCCCTGACCCTCCTCTCCGCCCTGGGCTGGCTGTGGTGGAGAATGTAG
- the Vsig10l gene encoding V-set and immunoglobulin domain-containing protein 10-like isoform X1, giving the protein MGLSSALMLSLLLAFRAGPLALQPASRPGRPSASSSDSVGSSQGSVSKVSSQPPSNHFADQPPGSEASGRIPDSNWFPQGLNSSHASGSFWTTVSSGGQYLNPDVTVSKIPTSQMGFDGFHSHDSAKDPGPFFSVQVPDTKVPSKAPGSKLSLDQHNLELSVQNPEFKNSSESRQAASFPQQMGGPLAVLVGTTIKLPLTPVPSPRPPAPLVVWRKGSKVLAAGGLGSQAPLISLDPMHQARLRFDQIRGGVELTSAQLDDAGVYTVEVIRGGVSQQIREFTVGVYEPLPQLSVQPRAPETEEGAAELSLRCIGWTPASGELSWSRDGRVLETPDPEGAEPPHIRTERDQLLISHPLRSDHARYTCRVRSPFGHTEAAADVSVFYGPDAPIIRVTSNRDAVPELYVTAGSNVTLHCSAPSRPSADIAWSLADPTEAAVPAGPRLLLPSVGPGHSGAYACIAANPRTGRRRRSVLNLTVADLPPESPQCSVEGGPADRSLRFRCSWPGGVPAASLQFQGLPEGVRAGPVPSELLVAVPARPELSGVAVTCLARHLVATRTCTIIPEAPQEVLLQPVVEETQPGDVLVALEVTGCPPPSRASWAREGRPLAPGGGGRLQLSQDGRKLLIRNFSLDWDLGNYSVLCSGALGAGGNQITLAGPFISSWRLQRAQDAVVLTWDVERGCLLTGFHIQAWTDGSDLDRLTMSREWVSLLILGPQERSAIVPLPPRNPGTWAFRILPILGSLPGTPSQSRVYQADSSLSPGAIAGIVLGSLLGLALLAGLLLLCICCLRHFPGRTSVKKPHPLTLAPVLTPPGKKMPTLTPVQTPRPLPIKSQLQSPRPVKAQQVISPSSAFCPGGSPWTVRAVTQV; this is encoded by the exons AtgggcctctcgtcagctctgaTGCTCTCCCTTCTCCTGG CCTTCAGAGCAGGGCCCCTTGCCCTCCAGCCAGCTTCTCGTCCTGGGcgaccctctgcctcctcctcagacTCAGTGGGCTCTTCTCAGGGCTCTGTTTCAAAAGTCTCCAGCCAGCCCCCCAGCAACCACTTTGCAGATCAGCCTCCAGGTTCAGAAGCCTCTGGTAGAATCCCTGATTCCAACTGGTTTCCTCAAGGGCTGAATTCAAGCCATGCTTCTGGGTCATTCTGGACAACTGTGTCTTCTGGGGGACAATATCTGAACCCTGATGTCACCGTCTCTAAAATCCCTACTTCACAAATGGGTTTTGATGGTTTCCATTCTCATGATTCTGCTAAAGACCCTGGGCCTTTCTTCTCTGTTCAAGTCCCAGACACCAAAGTACCCAGCAAGGCCCCAGGTTCAAAGCTATCCCTGGATCAGCACAATCTTGAACTTTCCGTCCAGAACCCGGAATTCAAAAATTCTTCGGAGAGTCGCCAGGCTGCAAGCTTCCCCCAGCAGATGGGGGGACCCCTAGCTGTGCTAGTGGGAACCACCATCAAGCTCCCCCTGACTCCGGTCCCCAGCCCCAGGCCCCCTGCTCCTCTGGTGGTCTGGCGCAAGGGCTCCAAGGTATTAGCAGCTGGGGGCCTGGGGTCACAGGCTCCATTGATCAGTTTGGATCCCATGCATCAAGCCCGCTTGAGATTTGATCAGATTCGAGGGGGTGTGGAACTCACCTCTGCACAACTGGATGATGCAGGGGTGTACACAGTTGAGGTTATCAGGGGAGGCGTCTCCCAACAGATTCGGGAGTTCACAGTAGGTGTGTATG AGCCCTTACCCCAGTTGTCGGTACAGCCCAGGgctccagagacagaggaaggcgcAGCCGAGCTGAGTCTGCGCTGCATAGGGTGGACTCCAGCTAGTGGGGAGCTAAGCTGGAGCAGAGATGGACGTGTCCTGGAGACCCCAGACCCTGAAGGCGCAGAGCCACCTCACATCCGCACGGAAAGGGACCAGCTGCTCATCTCACATCCCCTACGCAGCGACCACGCCCGGTACACCTGTCGCGTGCGCAGCCCCTTTGGCCACACTGAGGCTGCAGCTGACGTCAGTGTCTTCT ACGGCCCGGATGCCCCGATCATCAGGGTCACCTCGAACCGCGACGCCGTTCCTGAGCTGTATGTTACTGCGGGCAGCAATGTCACCTTGCACTGCTCGGCCCCCTCGCGTCCGTCTGCAGACATTGCATGGAGTCTGGCGGACCCCACAGAAGCCGCAGTGCCTGCGGGTCCTCGCCTCCTGCTGCCGTCCGTGGGGCCAGGCCACTCCGGCGCTTACGCCTGCATCGCTGCGAATCCCCGCACCGGCCGCCGCAGGCGTTCGGTGCTCAATCTCACTGTGGCGG ATCTGCCCCCCGAGTCCCCACAGTGCTCAGTGGAAGGGGGTCCCGCGGACCGAAGCCTCCGCTTTCGCTGCTCCTGGCCCGGCGGGGTCCCTGCCGCCTCTCTGCAGTTCCAGGGTCTCCCAGAAGGCGTCCGCGCTGGGCCGGTGCCATCTGAGCTCCTGGTAGCTGTACCCGCCCGCCCGGAACTCAGCGGCGTTGCAGTCACCTGTCTGGCCCGCCACCTGGTGGCGACCCGCACCTGCACAATCATCCCGG AAGCCCCCCAGGAAGTGCTGCTCCAGCCAGTAGTAGAGGAGACACAGCCAGGGGATGTGCTGGTAGCACTGGAGGTCACTGGCTGTCCCCCACCCTCAAGAGCATCCTGGGCTCGGGAAGGACGGCCCCTGGCTCCAGGAGGTGGGGGTCGATTGCAGCTTAGCCAGGACGGCCGAAAGCTCCTCATCAGAAACTTCAGCCTGGATTGGGACCTGGGGAACTACTCTGTGCTATGCAGCGGTGCACTGGGCGCTGGAGGCAACCAGATCACCCTTGCTG GGCCCTTCATTTCCTCATGGAGGCTGCAGAGAGCCCAAGACGCGGTGGTGCTCACCTGGGATGTGGAGCGAGGCTGCCTCCTCACTGGCTTTCACATCCAGGCGTGGACAGACGGCTCTGACCTGGATCGACTCACCATGAGTAGGGAATGGGTTTCCCTGCTCATTCTGGGCCCCCAGGAGCGGTCAGCCATAGTTCCACTCCCTCCTCGGAATCCTGGGACCTGGGCCTTTCGCATCCTGCCTATCTTGGGGTCTCTGCCAGGGACCCCATCCCAAAGCCGAGTCTATCAAGCAG ATTCTTCCCTGAGTCCAGGGGCCATTGCAGGCATTGTCCTTGGCTCTCTGTTGGGCTTGGCACTGCTGGCTGGCCTTCTCCTCCTGTGTATCTGCTGCCTGAGGCATTTTCCAG GAAGAACCTCTGTGAAAAAGCCGCACCCCCTGACCTTGGCTCCTGTGCTTACCCCGCCAGGAAAAAAGATGCCGACTTTGACCCCCGTTCAGACACCACGGCCATTGCCCATCAAAAGCCAGCTGCAGAGCCCTCGCCCAGTCAAGGCCCAACAA GTCATCAGCCCCAGTTCAGCTTTCTGTCCAGGTGGCAGCCCGTGGACTGTTCGGGCAGTCACCCAGGTATGA
- the Vsig10l gene encoding V-set and immunoglobulin domain-containing protein 10-like isoform X2 — translation MGLSSALMLSLLLAFRAGPLALQPASRPGRPSASSSDSVGSSQGSVSKVSSQPPSNHFADQPPGSEASGRIPDSNWFPQGLNSSHASGSFWTTVSSGGQYLNPDVTVSKIPTSQMGFDGFHSHDSAKDPGPFFSVQVPDTKVPSKAPGSKLSLDQHNLELSVQNPEFKNSSESRQAASFPQQMGGPLAVLVGTTIKLPLTPVPSPRPPAPLVVWRKGSKVLAAGGLGSQAPLISLDPMHQARLRFDQIRGGVELTSAQLDDAGVYTVEVIRGGVSQQIREFTVGVYEPLPQLSVQPRAPETEEGAAELSLRCIGWTPASGELSWSRDGRVLETPDPEGAEPPHIRTERDQLLISHPLRSDHARYTCRVRSPFGHTEAAADVSVFYGPDAPIIRVTSNRDAVPELYVTAGSNVTLHCSAPSRPSADIAWSLADPTEAAVPAGPRLLLPSVGPGHSGAYACIAANPRTGRRRRSVLNLTVADLPPESPQCSVEGGPADRSLRFRCSWPGGVPAASLQFQGLPEGVRAGPVPSELLVAVPARPELSGVAVTCLARHLVATRTCTIIPEAPQEVLLQPVVEETQPGDVLVALEVTGCPPPSRASWAREGRPLAPGGGGRLQLSQDGRKLLIRNFSLDWDLGNYSVLCSGALGAGGNQITLAGPFISSWRLQRAQDAVVLTWDVERGCLLTGFHIQAWTDGSDLDRLTMSREWVSLLILGPQERSAIVPLPPRNPGTWAFRILPILGSLPGTPSQSRVYQADSSLSPGAIAGIVLGSLLGLALLAGLLLLCICCLRHFPGKKMPTLTPVQTPRPLPIKSQLQSPRPVKAQQVISPSSAFCPGGSPWTVRAVTQV, via the exons AtgggcctctcgtcagctctgaTGCTCTCCCTTCTCCTGG CCTTCAGAGCAGGGCCCCTTGCCCTCCAGCCAGCTTCTCGTCCTGGGcgaccctctgcctcctcctcagacTCAGTGGGCTCTTCTCAGGGCTCTGTTTCAAAAGTCTCCAGCCAGCCCCCCAGCAACCACTTTGCAGATCAGCCTCCAGGTTCAGAAGCCTCTGGTAGAATCCCTGATTCCAACTGGTTTCCTCAAGGGCTGAATTCAAGCCATGCTTCTGGGTCATTCTGGACAACTGTGTCTTCTGGGGGACAATATCTGAACCCTGATGTCACCGTCTCTAAAATCCCTACTTCACAAATGGGTTTTGATGGTTTCCATTCTCATGATTCTGCTAAAGACCCTGGGCCTTTCTTCTCTGTTCAAGTCCCAGACACCAAAGTACCCAGCAAGGCCCCAGGTTCAAAGCTATCCCTGGATCAGCACAATCTTGAACTTTCCGTCCAGAACCCGGAATTCAAAAATTCTTCGGAGAGTCGCCAGGCTGCAAGCTTCCCCCAGCAGATGGGGGGACCCCTAGCTGTGCTAGTGGGAACCACCATCAAGCTCCCCCTGACTCCGGTCCCCAGCCCCAGGCCCCCTGCTCCTCTGGTGGTCTGGCGCAAGGGCTCCAAGGTATTAGCAGCTGGGGGCCTGGGGTCACAGGCTCCATTGATCAGTTTGGATCCCATGCATCAAGCCCGCTTGAGATTTGATCAGATTCGAGGGGGTGTGGAACTCACCTCTGCACAACTGGATGATGCAGGGGTGTACACAGTTGAGGTTATCAGGGGAGGCGTCTCCCAACAGATTCGGGAGTTCACAGTAGGTGTGTATG AGCCCTTACCCCAGTTGTCGGTACAGCCCAGGgctccagagacagaggaaggcgcAGCCGAGCTGAGTCTGCGCTGCATAGGGTGGACTCCAGCTAGTGGGGAGCTAAGCTGGAGCAGAGATGGACGTGTCCTGGAGACCCCAGACCCTGAAGGCGCAGAGCCACCTCACATCCGCACGGAAAGGGACCAGCTGCTCATCTCACATCCCCTACGCAGCGACCACGCCCGGTACACCTGTCGCGTGCGCAGCCCCTTTGGCCACACTGAGGCTGCAGCTGACGTCAGTGTCTTCT ACGGCCCGGATGCCCCGATCATCAGGGTCACCTCGAACCGCGACGCCGTTCCTGAGCTGTATGTTACTGCGGGCAGCAATGTCACCTTGCACTGCTCGGCCCCCTCGCGTCCGTCTGCAGACATTGCATGGAGTCTGGCGGACCCCACAGAAGCCGCAGTGCCTGCGGGTCCTCGCCTCCTGCTGCCGTCCGTGGGGCCAGGCCACTCCGGCGCTTACGCCTGCATCGCTGCGAATCCCCGCACCGGCCGCCGCAGGCGTTCGGTGCTCAATCTCACTGTGGCGG ATCTGCCCCCCGAGTCCCCACAGTGCTCAGTGGAAGGGGGTCCCGCGGACCGAAGCCTCCGCTTTCGCTGCTCCTGGCCCGGCGGGGTCCCTGCCGCCTCTCTGCAGTTCCAGGGTCTCCCAGAAGGCGTCCGCGCTGGGCCGGTGCCATCTGAGCTCCTGGTAGCTGTACCCGCCCGCCCGGAACTCAGCGGCGTTGCAGTCACCTGTCTGGCCCGCCACCTGGTGGCGACCCGCACCTGCACAATCATCCCGG AAGCCCCCCAGGAAGTGCTGCTCCAGCCAGTAGTAGAGGAGACACAGCCAGGGGATGTGCTGGTAGCACTGGAGGTCACTGGCTGTCCCCCACCCTCAAGAGCATCCTGGGCTCGGGAAGGACGGCCCCTGGCTCCAGGAGGTGGGGGTCGATTGCAGCTTAGCCAGGACGGCCGAAAGCTCCTCATCAGAAACTTCAGCCTGGATTGGGACCTGGGGAACTACTCTGTGCTATGCAGCGGTGCACTGGGCGCTGGAGGCAACCAGATCACCCTTGCTG GGCCCTTCATTTCCTCATGGAGGCTGCAGAGAGCCCAAGACGCGGTGGTGCTCACCTGGGATGTGGAGCGAGGCTGCCTCCTCACTGGCTTTCACATCCAGGCGTGGACAGACGGCTCTGACCTGGATCGACTCACCATGAGTAGGGAATGGGTTTCCCTGCTCATTCTGGGCCCCCAGGAGCGGTCAGCCATAGTTCCACTCCCTCCTCGGAATCCTGGGACCTGGGCCTTTCGCATCCTGCCTATCTTGGGGTCTCTGCCAGGGACCCCATCCCAAAGCCGAGTCTATCAAGCAG ATTCTTCCCTGAGTCCAGGGGCCATTGCAGGCATTGTCCTTGGCTCTCTGTTGGGCTTGGCACTGCTGGCTGGCCTTCTCCTCCTGTGTATCTGCTGCCTGAGGCATTTTCCAG GAAAAAAGATGCCGACTTTGACCCCCGTTCAGACACCACGGCCATTGCCCATCAAAAGCCAGCTGCAGAGCCCTCGCCCAGTCAAGGCCCAACAA GTCATCAGCCCCAGTTCAGCTTTCTGTCCAGGTGGCAGCCCGTGGACTGTTCGGGCAGTCACCCAGGTATGA